One Streptomyces sp. NBC_01237 genomic region harbors:
- a CDS encoding (2Fe-2S)-binding protein, whose protein sequence is MSNEEHPEHQGHPEGPDPRYGAWQPTPQTGEYDADATAFVHLPPEDLANAPLAAPGHGYVPPMILPLTPAAGLDPAATGSWVVQTQAQQAQAEARAQNETPGAVHWPDPNQQNAHAQQHDLPGQRSAHAPQYDLPGQRNEHAQQGMQAQQGLHAQRDMQAQYDLHAQHEARSRQDLSDQQSEQQDLSRPYMSPYQETSHSTAQWNFSEVTGEPVAEQAGAPDPAPAEPVGHTGQWTIPVADGDLPDESGEFMASAQASQWYAESAPPATLPGGAPAPWATPEPAPEAAETAAEAEHTAPPAESDESHAEYAGGTALGDVPESAPLEETADPVTEEAAGAITEPVNEETTESGIGETADSVTDSVGETAEAFTDSVGETAEAFTDATAGTAEPELAAEAITDVPSEHPAASYLLHVNGVDRPVTDAWIGESLLYVLRERLGLAGAKDGCSQGECGACNVQVDGRLVASCLVPAATAAGSEVRTVEGLAVDGEPSDVQRALAACGAVQCGFCIPGMAMTVHDLLEGNHAPSELETRQALCGNLCRCSGYRGVLDAVAEVVATREASAEAAATTTAHDEDEARIPHQAAPGAGSVQQPHPHEGGGL, encoded by the coding sequence GTGAGCAACGAGGAACATCCCGAACACCAGGGCCACCCCGAGGGGCCCGATCCGAGGTACGGAGCCTGGCAGCCGACGCCGCAGACCGGTGAGTACGACGCCGACGCCACCGCGTTCGTCCACCTGCCGCCGGAGGACCTGGCCAACGCGCCGCTGGCCGCTCCCGGCCACGGGTACGTACCGCCGATGATCCTGCCGCTGACCCCGGCGGCGGGTCTGGACCCGGCGGCGACGGGCAGCTGGGTCGTGCAGACACAGGCCCAGCAGGCCCAGGCCGAGGCGCGGGCGCAGAACGAGACCCCCGGGGCGGTGCACTGGCCGGACCCGAACCAGCAGAACGCGCACGCCCAGCAGCACGACCTGCCGGGTCAGCGGAGCGCGCACGCCCCGCAGTACGACCTGCCGGGTCAGCGAAACGAGCACGCCCAGCAGGGCATGCAGGCGCAGCAGGGCCTGCACGCCCAGCGGGACATGCAGGCGCAGTACGACCTGCACGCCCAGCACGAGGCGCGGAGCCGGCAGGACCTGTCGGATCAGCAGTCGGAGCAGCAGGACCTGTCGCGCCCGTACATGTCGCCGTATCAGGAGACATCGCACTCGACGGCCCAGTGGAACTTCAGCGAGGTCACGGGCGAACCCGTGGCCGAGCAGGCCGGTGCACCGGACCCCGCGCCCGCCGAGCCCGTGGGCCACACCGGCCAGTGGACGATCCCGGTGGCGGACGGCGACCTTCCGGACGAGTCGGGCGAGTTCATGGCCTCGGCACAGGCGTCCCAGTGGTACGCGGAGAGCGCGCCCCCGGCCACGCTGCCGGGCGGCGCACCCGCACCGTGGGCGACGCCGGAGCCCGCTCCCGAGGCGGCGGAAACGGCGGCAGAGGCCGAGCACACGGCGCCCCCGGCCGAATCCGATGAGAGCCACGCGGAGTACGCCGGAGGGACAGCTCTCGGGGACGTACCCGAGAGCGCACCTCTTGAGGAGACCGCCGACCCGGTCACCGAAGAGGCTGCCGGAGCGATCACCGAACCGGTGAATGAGGAAACGACCGAATCGGGCATCGGAGAGACTGCCGATTCGGTCACCGATTCGGTCGGGGAGACGGCCGAGGCGTTCACCGATTCGGTCGGGGAGACGGCCGAGGCGTTCACCGACGCGACCGCCGGGACCGCCGAACCGGAATTGGCCGCCGAAGCGATCACCGACGTCCCCAGTGAGCACCCCGCCGCCTCCTACCTCCTGCACGTCAACGGCGTCGACCGCCCGGTGACCGACGCGTGGATCGGCGAGTCCCTGCTCTACGTCCTCCGCGAACGCCTCGGCCTCGCCGGTGCCAAGGACGGCTGCTCCCAGGGCGAATGCGGGGCCTGCAACGTCCAGGTCGACGGCCGTCTCGTCGCCTCCTGCCTGGTCCCCGCGGCCACGGCGGCGGGCAGTGAGGTCCGTACGGTCGAAGGTCTCGCCGTCGACGGCGAGCCGTCCGACGTGCAGCGGGCCCTCGCCGCCTGCGGGGCCGTCCAGTGCGGCTTCTGCATCCCCGGCATGGCCATGACCGTCCATGACCTTCTGGAGGGCAACCACGCCCCCAGCGAGCTGGAGACGCGTCAGGCACTCTGCGGCAACCTCTGCCGCTGCTCCGGCTACCGGGGCGTGCTCGACGCCGTGGCCGAGGTCGTCGCGACCCGCGAGGCGAGCGCCGAGGCGGCCGCGACCACCACCGCGCACGACGAGGACGAAGCGCGCATCCCGCACCAGGCCGCGCCCGGAGCGGGCAGCGTCCAGCAGCCCCACCCGCACGAGGGAGGCGGGCTGTGA
- a CDS encoding FAD binding domain-containing protein, giving the protein MTTHAPQAMHSVTLPASLDEAVAALGAMPAAVPVAGGTDLMAAVNKGLLRPSGLVGLGRISELRGWHYQDGHALLGAGLTHARMGRPDFAALIPALAASARAAGPPQIRNAGTLGGNIATSAPTGDALPVLAALEAELVIAGPGGARREIPVSHLLAGREMLQPAELIGFVRVPLLHAPQVFLKATGRTGPGRATASVAIVLDPARRGVRCAVGAIAPMPLRPLEAERWIASLIDWDGERGLAPDALAAFGEYVAAACIPDQAPPADGGEAPPLSPAVLHLRRTVAALARRALGRALS; this is encoded by the coding sequence TTGACCACGCACGCACCGCAGGCGATGCATTCGGTGACGCTGCCGGCCTCGCTAGACGAGGCCGTGGCGGCACTCGGCGCCATGCCTGCCGCCGTCCCCGTAGCCGGTGGCACGGACCTCATGGCGGCCGTCAACAAGGGGCTGCTGCGCCCCTCCGGACTGGTCGGCCTCGGCCGGATCAGCGAGCTGCGCGGCTGGCACTACCAGGACGGTCACGCGCTGCTCGGCGCCGGACTCACCCACGCACGCATGGGGCGGCCCGACTTCGCCGCCCTCATCCCCGCGCTCGCCGCCTCCGCGCGCGCCGCGGGCCCGCCCCAGATCCGTAACGCCGGGACGCTCGGCGGCAACATCGCCACCTCCGCGCCGACCGGTGACGCCCTGCCGGTGCTGGCCGCCCTGGAGGCCGAACTCGTCATCGCGGGTCCCGGTGGCGCCCGCCGCGAGATCCCGGTCTCGCACCTGCTGGCCGGCCGGGAGATGCTCCAGCCCGCCGAGCTGATCGGCTTCGTCCGCGTACCGCTGCTGCACGCCCCCCAGGTGTTCCTGAAGGCGACCGGCCGCACCGGACCGGGCCGTGCCACGGCCTCCGTCGCCATCGTCCTGGACCCGGCCCGGCGCGGCGTGCGCTGCGCGGTCGGCGCCATCGCGCCGATGCCGCTGCGGCCGCTGGAGGCCGAGCGCTGGATCGCCTCGCTGATCGACTGGGACGGCGAACGCGGACTGGCCCCCGACGCGCTGGCCGCCTTCGGCGAGTACGTCGCCGCGGCCTGCATCCCGGACCAGGCACCACCGGCCGACGGGGGAGAGGCACCACCGCTGTCCCCGGCCGTACTGCACCTGCGGCGTACCGTTGCCGCGCTGGCCCGACGCGCGCTGGGGAGGGCACTGTCGTGA
- a CDS encoding beta-N-acetylhexosaminidase, whose translation MPMDLIPAPGRIGDAGRCGFVPDRSTTITAAPGTEDTERWLRATLGAAFGLPLAPGAGSGTDAGHAGSTAGGGDAGSTAGGGDTVRAGNTVELLIDPALAPEGYRLSVDPESGVRVAGGGAAGVFWGAQTLRQLLGPDAFRRAPVTAEPHPGIPALEIEDAPRFAWRGLMLDVSRHFMPKDDVLRYLDLLAAHKLNVFHFHLTDDQGWRVEIKRHPRLTEVGAWRARTKYGHRASELWDETPYGGYYTQDDIREIVAYAAERHISVVPEIDIPGHSQAAISAYPELGNTDVIDTTTLSVWDTWGITPNVLAPTDNTLRFFEGVFEEILELFPAATSPFIHVGGDECLKDQWRKSPTAQARIAELGLADEDGLQAWFIGHFDTWLTERGRRLIGWDEILEGGLPQGAAVSSWRGYAGGIAAAEAGHDVVMCPEQQVYLDHRQHGGPDEPMPIGFVRTLEDVYRFEPVPPGLSEEAARHILGTQANVWTEVMQNRARVDYQVFPRLAAFAEVAWSALPASADRDFSDFERRMTTHYARLDALGVDYRPPGGPLPWQQRPGILGRPLEGPPPNV comes from the coding sequence ATGCCCATGGACCTGATCCCGGCGCCCGGACGCATCGGTGACGCGGGGCGGTGCGGATTCGTTCCGGACCGGTCCACCACCATCACCGCGGCTCCGGGCACCGAGGACACGGAACGCTGGCTGCGCGCCACGCTCGGGGCCGCGTTCGGCCTGCCCCTGGCGCCGGGCGCGGGGAGCGGGACGGACGCCGGACACGCGGGGAGTACGGCGGGTGGCGGGGACGCGGGGAGTACGGCGGGTGGCGGGGACACCGTCCGCGCCGGGAACACCGTCGAGCTGCTGATCGACCCGGCCCTGGCGCCCGAGGGCTACCGGCTGTCCGTCGACCCGGAATCCGGCGTCCGCGTCGCCGGGGGCGGCGCCGCGGGTGTCTTCTGGGGCGCGCAGACGCTCCGCCAGCTGCTGGGTCCCGACGCCTTCCGGCGGGCCCCGGTGACCGCGGAACCGCACCCGGGCATCCCCGCCCTGGAGATCGAGGACGCCCCCCGTTTCGCCTGGCGCGGCCTCATGCTCGACGTCTCACGGCACTTCATGCCCAAGGACGACGTCCTGCGCTACCTCGACCTCCTCGCGGCCCACAAGCTGAACGTCTTCCACTTCCACCTCACCGACGACCAGGGCTGGCGCGTCGAGATCAAGCGCCACCCGCGCCTCACCGAGGTCGGCGCCTGGCGTGCCCGTACCAAATACGGCCACCGGGCCTCCGAACTGTGGGACGAGACCCCGTACGGCGGCTACTACACGCAGGACGACATCCGCGAGATCGTCGCGTACGCGGCGGAGCGGCATATCAGTGTCGTCCCCGAGATCGACATCCCCGGCCACTCGCAGGCCGCCATCAGCGCGTACCCCGAACTCGGCAACACCGACGTCATCGACACCACCACCCTCTCCGTCTGGGACACCTGGGGCATCACCCCGAACGTACTCGCCCCCACTGACAACACCCTGCGCTTCTTCGAGGGCGTCTTCGAGGAGATCCTGGAACTCTTCCCGGCCGCCACCTCGCCGTTCATCCACGTCGGCGGCGACGAATGCCTCAAGGACCAGTGGCGGAAGTCCCCGACCGCTCAGGCCCGGATCGCCGAACTCGGTCTCGCCGACGAGGACGGGCTCCAGGCGTGGTTCATCGGGCACTTCGACACCTGGCTCACCGAGCGCGGGCGCCGCCTCATCGGCTGGGACGAGATCCTCGAAGGCGGCCTCCCCCAGGGCGCCGCGGTCTCCTCGTGGCGCGGCTACGCGGGAGGCATCGCCGCCGCCGAGGCGGGGCACGACGTCGTGATGTGCCCCGAGCAGCAGGTGTATCTGGACCACCGTCAGCACGGCGGCCCCGACGAGCCGATGCCGATCGGCTTCGTCCGCACGCTGGAGGACGTCTACCGCTTCGAACCTGTGCCCCCGGGCCTCTCCGAGGAGGCGGCCCGTCACATCCTGGGCACCCAGGCCAATGTCTGGACCGAGGTCATGCAGAACCGGGCCCGCGTCGACTACCAGGTCTTCCCGAGGCTCGCGGCCTTCGCCGAGGTCGCCTGGTCGGCCCTGCCCGCCTCCGCCGACCGGGACTTCTCGGACTTCGAGCGCCGCATGACCACGCACTACGCCCGGCTCGACGCCCTCGGCGTCGACTACCGCCCGCCGGGCGGCCCGTTGCCGTGGCAGCAGCGCCCCGGCATCCTCGGACGCCCGCTGGAAGGTCCGCCCCCGAACGTGTGA
- a CDS encoding carbohydrate ABC transporter permease, whose product MSPTGTGSAATAGGRLRSVLRVRRPGRLAAEAAALLIAAAVAFPLYWMVLSAVKPAGEIQSTEARPWTLSPSLDSFRRVFEQQDFGRYFLNSLLVAGTVVIASALIAFLAATAVTRFRFRFRTTLLIMFLVAQMVPVEALTIPLFFLMRDFGQLNTLGSLILPHLAFSLPFAIWMLRGFVKAVPEALEEAAYIDGASRTRFLWQILFPLVFPGLVATSVFSFISTWNDFLFAKSFIISDTSQSTLPMALLVFFKPDENDWGGIMAASTVMTIPVLVFFVLVQRRLVSGLGGAVKD is encoded by the coding sequence GTGAGCCCGACCGGTACCGGTAGCGCTGCCACCGCGGGCGGCCGGCTGCGCTCGGTCCTGCGCGTCCGGCGGCCCGGCAGGCTGGCCGCCGAGGCCGCCGCACTGCTCATCGCCGCGGCCGTCGCCTTCCCGCTGTACTGGATGGTGCTCTCCGCCGTGAAACCGGCGGGCGAGATCCAGTCGACCGAGGCCCGCCCCTGGACCCTGTCCCCGTCGCTCGACTCGTTCCGCCGGGTCTTCGAACAGCAGGATTTCGGCCGCTACTTCCTCAACAGTCTGCTCGTGGCGGGCACGGTCGTCATCGCGTCCGCGCTGATCGCCTTCCTGGCCGCCACGGCCGTGACCAGATTCCGCTTCCGGTTCCGCACCACCCTGCTGATCATGTTCCTGGTGGCGCAGATGGTGCCGGTCGAGGCGCTGACCATCCCGCTGTTCTTCCTGATGCGGGACTTCGGACAGCTGAACACCCTGGGCTCGCTGATCCTGCCGCACCTCGCCTTCTCGCTGCCGTTCGCGATCTGGATGCTGCGCGGCTTCGTCAAGGCGGTTCCGGAGGCGCTGGAGGAGGCCGCCTACATCGACGGGGCGAGCCGCACCCGCTTCCTGTGGCAGATCCTCTTCCCGCTGGTCTTCCCCGGCCTCGTGGCGACGAGCGTCTTCTCCTTCATCTCGACCTGGAACGACTTCCTCTTCGCCAAGTCGTTCATCATCAGCGACACCTCCCAGTCGACGCTCCCGATGGCGCTGCTGGTGTTCTTCAAGCCCGACGAGAACGACTGGGGAGGGATCATGGCAGCCTCGACGGTGATGACCATTCCCGTGCTGGTCTTCTTCGTACTCGTACAGCGACGCCTGGTCTCGGGACTGGGCGGAGCGGTTAAGGACTGA
- a CDS encoding carbohydrate ABC transporter permease: MTADTTAYKTPGQAGPAGPVTGRPPRRRRSGSPARRPGWTPWLYLLPALVLLAGLLVYPIYQLGLISFLEYTQAQVSGGEPTTFKGLGNYATLFNDSQFWQVLLATVVFASVCVLATLLVGCALAVLLTRIRALPRLALMVAALGAWATPAITGSTVWVFLFDPDFGPVNKVLGLGDFSWTYGRYSAFALVLLEVLWCSFPFVMVTVYAGIRAIPTEVLEAASLDGASQWRIWRSVTAPMLRPILVVVTIQSIIWDFKVFTQIYVMTNGGGIAGQNLVLNVYAYQKAFASSQYSLGSAIGVVMLVILLAVTLVYLRLVRRQGEEL; the protein is encoded by the coding sequence ATGACCGCGGACACGACGGCGTACAAGACCCCAGGGCAGGCCGGTCCGGCCGGCCCGGTCACCGGCCGCCCGCCCCGGCGGCGCCGCTCCGGCTCACCCGCGCGGCGCCCCGGCTGGACCCCCTGGCTCTACCTGCTGCCCGCACTGGTCCTGCTGGCCGGGCTGCTGGTCTACCCGATCTACCAACTCGGTCTGATCTCCTTCCTGGAGTACACCCAGGCCCAGGTCAGCGGTGGCGAGCCGACCACCTTCAAGGGCCTGGGCAACTACGCGACCCTCTTCAACGACAGCCAGTTCTGGCAGGTCCTCCTCGCCACCGTGGTCTTCGCCTCGGTCTGCGTGCTGGCCACCCTGCTGGTCGGCTGCGCCCTCGCGGTCCTGCTGACCCGGATCCGCGCCCTGCCCCGGCTCGCGCTGATGGTGGCCGCGCTGGGCGCCTGGGCGACACCCGCGATCACCGGCTCCACCGTCTGGGTGTTCCTCTTCGACCCCGACTTCGGACCGGTCAACAAGGTGCTGGGGCTCGGCGACTTCTCCTGGACGTACGGGCGCTACAGCGCCTTCGCCCTGGTGCTCCTGGAAGTGCTCTGGTGCTCGTTCCCGTTCGTCATGGTGACCGTGTACGCGGGCATCCGGGCCATCCCCACCGAGGTGCTGGAGGCCGCGTCGCTGGACGGGGCCTCCCAGTGGCGGATCTGGCGGTCCGTCACTGCGCCGATGCTGCGCCCGATCCTCGTCGTCGTCACCATCCAGTCGATCATCTGGGACTTCAAGGTCTTCACCCAGATCTATGTCATGACCAACGGCGGCGGCATCGCGGGCCAGAACCTGGTGCTCAACGTGTACGCGTACCAGAAGGCGTTCGCGTCCTCGCAGTACAGCCTCGGATCGGCGATCGGCGTCGTGATGCTGGTGATCCTGCTGGCCGTCACGCTGGTCTATCTGCGCCTGGTACGGCGCCAGGGGGAGGAACTGTGA
- a CDS encoding extracellular solute-binding protein, producing MKLSARIAAPAAALVLAGLTATACAPQTSDTSAKGDEKSGTLRVWLFQEVGNKPKEQVVDAAVADFRKSHKDAKVEIEYIPVDTRAQRIKAAFNDPKSAPDLIEYGNTDTAGYVKDGGLADVSEEFAAWDEAKDTDPTARQSVTVGGKVYGAPLFVGVRALYYRTDVFEDLGIDAPKSQAELISTAKKIHKAKPDLYGLAVGGAYTYGAMPFIWANGGELAGESGGTYKAAINSDKARKGIEAYASLFGDANCPAAKCASMGGNATVTAFASGKAAMAIGGDFSHAAVEAGTVKGKYAVVPLPGVAEGSIAPAFAGGNNIGVLKSSSHRTLAVDLLKSLTGKQTQAKLFDAMGFLPTYTDVLANAAKKQPFVAPFVQTLGAGAKFVPASAGWAQIDASLVLPTMFQEVVSGRKDVARASDDAAKKMDAAFAAAG from the coding sequence ATGAAGCTATCTGCCCGAATCGCCGCCCCGGCCGCGGCACTTGTACTGGCGGGCCTCACCGCCACCGCCTGTGCGCCGCAGACCTCCGACACCAGCGCCAAGGGGGACGAGAAGTCCGGCACGCTGCGCGTCTGGCTGTTCCAGGAGGTCGGCAACAAGCCCAAGGAGCAGGTCGTCGACGCGGCCGTGGCCGACTTCAGGAAGAGCCACAAGGACGCGAAGGTCGAGATCGAGTACATACCCGTCGACACCCGCGCCCAGCGGATCAAGGCGGCCTTCAACGACCCCAAGAGCGCCCCGGACCTCATCGAGTACGGCAACACCGACACCGCCGGATACGTGAAGGACGGCGGACTGGCCGATGTCAGCGAGGAGTTCGCCGCCTGGGACGAGGCCAAGGACACCGACCCGACGGCCAGGCAGTCCGTCACCGTCGGCGGCAAGGTGTACGGAGCCCCGCTCTTCGTCGGCGTACGCGCGCTCTACTACCGCACCGACGTCTTCGAGGACCTCGGCATCGACGCCCCCAAGTCCCAGGCGGAGCTGATCTCCACCGCCAAGAAGATCCACAAGGCGAAGCCGGACCTCTACGGCCTCGCGGTCGGCGGCGCGTACACCTACGGGGCGATGCCGTTCATCTGGGCGAACGGCGGCGAACTGGCCGGGGAGAGCGGCGGTACGTACAAGGCGGCCATCAACAGCGACAAGGCGCGCAAGGGCATCGAGGCCTACGCCTCGCTCTTCGGCGACGCCAACTGCCCGGCCGCCAAGTGCGCCTCCATGGGCGGCAACGCCACCGTCACCGCGTTCGCCTCCGGCAAGGCGGCCATGGCGATCGGCGGCGACTTCAGCCACGCGGCGGTCGAGGCCGGCACCGTCAAGGGCAAGTACGCCGTGGTCCCGCTGCCCGGCGTGGCCGAGGGGTCCATCGCGCCCGCCTTCGCGGGCGGCAACAACATCGGCGTACTCAAGAGCAGTTCGCACCGCACGCTCGCCGTCGACCTGCTGAAGTCGCTGACCGGCAAGCAGACCCAGGCCAAGCTGTTCGACGCGATGGGCTTCCTGCCCACGTACACCGACGTGCTGGCCAACGCCGCGAAGAAGCAGCCGTTCGTCGCGCCGTTCGTCCAGACGCTGGGCGCGGGCGCCAAGTTCGTACCGGCCTCGGCCGGCTGGGCCCAGATCGACGCCTCGCTGGTCCTGCCGACGATGTTCCAGGAGGTCGTCAGCGGCCGTAAGGACGTGGCGCGGGCCTCGGACGACGCGGCCAAGAAGATGGACGCGGCGTTCGCTGCCGCGGGCTGA
- a CDS encoding DUF3039 domain-containing protein, with protein MSTLEPDRGAGTGTLVEPTPQVSNGDGDHERYAHYVQKDKIMASALEGTPVVALCGKVWVPGRDPKKYPVCPMCKEIYESMGAGGDKDKGKGGKDKK; from the coding sequence ATGAGCACTCTTGAGCCCGATCGCGGGGCAGGTACGGGGACCCTCGTAGAGCCGACCCCACAGGTGTCGAACGGCGACGGCGACCACGAGCGCTACGCCCATTACGTCCAGAAGGACAAGATCATGGCGAGTGCCCTGGAGGGCACTCCCGTGGTGGCACTGTGCGGCAAGGTCTGGGTGCCGGGGCGCGACCCCAAGAAGTATCCGGTCTGCCCCATGTGCAAGGAGATCTACGAGTCCATGGGCGCCGGCGGCGACAAGGACAAGGGCAAGGGCGGCAAGGACAAGAAGTAG
- a CDS encoding YqgE/AlgH family protein: protein MTEVSSLTGRLLVATPALADPNFDRAVVLLLDHDEEGSLGVVLNRPTPVGVGDILASWAGLTGEPDVVFQGGPVSLDSALGVAVIPGDEGPLGWRRVHGAIGLVDLEAPPELLAAALGSLRIFAGYAGWGPGQLESELTGGAWYVVESEPGDVSSPRPEKLWRAVLRRQRSELAMIATYPDDPSLN from the coding sequence ATGACCGAGGTGTCCTCCCTCACAGGGCGATTGCTCGTGGCCACACCCGCCCTGGCGGACCCGAATTTCGACCGGGCGGTGGTGCTTCTTCTCGACCACGACGAGGAGGGCTCACTCGGCGTGGTCCTGAACCGGCCGACGCCCGTCGGTGTCGGTGACATCCTCGCGTCCTGGGCCGGTCTGACCGGTGAGCCGGACGTGGTCTTCCAGGGCGGCCCGGTGTCGCTGGACTCCGCCCTCGGCGTGGCGGTGATCCCCGGCGACGAGGGCCCCCTCGGCTGGCGCCGGGTGCACGGGGCGATCGGCCTGGTGGACCTGGAGGCCCCGCCGGAGCTGCTGGCCGCGGCGCTGGGCTCGCTGCGGATCTTCGCCGGGTACGCCGGATGGGGCCCCGGTCAACTGGAGAGCGAGCTGACGGGCGGCGCCTGGTACGTGGTCGAGTCGGAGCCCGGGGATGTCTCCTCGCCGCGCCCGGAGAAGCTCTGGCGGGCGGTCCTGCGCCGCCAGCGCAGCGAACTGGCGATGATCGCGACGTATCCGGACGACCCTTCGCTGAACTGA
- the murA gene encoding UDP-N-acetylglucosamine 1-carboxyvinyltransferase — protein sequence MTGTDDVLLVHGGTPLEGEIRVRGAKNLVPKAMVAALLGSGPSRLRNVPDIRDVRVVRGLLQLHGVTVRPGDEPGELILDPSHVESANVADIDAHAGSSRIPILFCGPLLHRLGHAFIPGLGGCDIGGRPIDFHFEVLRQFGATIEKRADGQYLEAPQRLRGTKIRLPYPSVGSTEQVLLTAVLAEGVTELSNAAVEPEIEDLICVLQKMGAIISMDTDRTIRITGVDKLDGYTHRAIPDRLEAASWASAALATEGNIYVRGAQQRSMMTFLNTFRRVGGAFEIDDEGIRFWHPGGALNAIALETDVHPGFQTDWQQPLVVALTQAAGLSIVHETVYESRLGFTSALNQMGAHIQLYRECLGGSDCRFGQRNFLHSAVVSGPTKLQGADLVIPDLRGGFSYLIAALAAQGTSRVHGIDLINRGYENFMDKLEKLGAKVELPGGSLV from the coding sequence ATGACCGGCACAGACGATGTCCTGCTTGTCCACGGCGGCACCCCGCTGGAGGGCGAGATCCGCGTCCGAGGCGCCAAGAACCTGGTGCCGAAGGCAATGGTCGCCGCGCTGCTCGGCAGCGGGCCCAGCCGACTCCGCAATGTGCCCGACATCCGTGATGTACGGGTGGTCCGGGGACTGCTGCAGCTCCATGGCGTGACCGTGCGTCCCGGTGATGAACCGGGCGAACTGATTCTCGATCCGTCGCACGTCGAGAGCGCGAACGTCGCCGACATCGACGCCCACGCCGGCTCGTCGCGCATCCCGATCCTCTTCTGCGGCCCGCTGCTGCACCGGCTGGGCCATGCCTTCATCCCGGGCCTCGGCGGCTGTGACATCGGCGGCCGGCCGATCGACTTCCACTTCGAGGTGCTGCGCCAGTTCGGCGCGACCATCGAGAAGCGGGCGGACGGCCAGTATCTGGAGGCCCCGCAGCGACTGCGCGGCACGAAGATCCGGCTGCCGTACCCGTCGGTGGGCTCCACCGAGCAGGTGCTGCTGACGGCGGTGCTCGCCGAGGGCGTCACCGAGCTGTCCAACGCGGCCGTGGAGCCGGAGATCGAGGACCTCATCTGCGTACTGCAGAAGATGGGCGCGATCATCTCCATGGACACCGACCGGACGATCCGGATCACGGGTGTCGACAAGCTCGACGGCTATACGCACCGGGCGATCCCGGACCGCCTGGAGGCGGCCTCCTGGGCGTCCGCGGCGCTGGCGACCGAGGGCAACATCTATGTGCGCGGCGCCCAGCAGCGCTCGATGATGACCTTCCTCAACACCTTCCGCCGGGTCGGCGGTGCCTTCGAGATCGACGACGAGGGCATCCGCTTCTGGCACCCCGGCGGCGCGCTGAACGCCATCGCGCTGGAGACCGATGTGCACCCCGGCTTCCAGACCGACTGGCAGCAGCCCCTGGTGGTGGCGCTGACGCAGGCCGCGGGCCTGTCCATCGTCCACGAGACGGTGTACGAGTCCCGGCTCGGCTTCACCTCCGCACTCAACCAGATGGGTGCGCACATCCAGCTCTACCGCGAATGCCTGGGCGGCTCAGACTGCCGCTTCGGCCAGCGCAACTTCCTCCACTCCGCGGTCGTCTCCGGGCCGACGAAGCTCCAGGGCGCGGATCTGGTCATCCCTGACCTGCGTGGCGGTTTCTCGTACCTGATCGCCGCGCTGGCGGCCCAGGGCACGTCGCGGGTGCACGGCATCGACCTGATCAACCGCGGCTACGAGAACTTCATGGACAAGCTCGAAAAGCTCGGCGCGAAGGTCGAACTGCCCGGCGGCTCGCTCGTCTGA
- a CDS encoding HU family DNA-binding protein → MNRSELVAALADRAEVTRKDADAVLAALAETVGEIVAKGDEKVTIPGFLTFERTHRAARTARNPQTGDPINIPAGYSVKVSAGSKLKEAAKGK, encoded by the coding sequence ATGAACCGCAGTGAGCTGGTGGCCGCCCTGGCCGACCGCGCCGAGGTGACTCGCAAGGACGCCGACGCCGTGCTGGCCGCGCTCGCCGAGACCGTCGGTGAGATCGTCGCCAAGGGCGACGAGAAGGTCACCATCCCCGGCTTCCTGACCTTCGAGCGCACCCACCGTGCCGCTCGCACCGCTCGTAACCCGCAGACCGGCGACCCGATCAACATCCCGGCCGGCTACAGCGTGAAGGTCTCCGCGGGCTCCAAGCTCAAGGAAGCCGCCAAGGGCAAGTAA